From Acinetobacter sp. ASP199, the proteins below share one genomic window:
- a CDS encoding class I SAM-dependent methyltransferase → MNQILDIKTSQQQALLYLLNFLKQQDYQFTAITPLSHQRILNRKQNDLNTEITLKDIFGWNLGFKKTDLDPALFSILEEYQLLQVHENQYVSQVRVASLDNELFIHSAFPTIEQDAVFFGPDTYRFAYHLKQYLTSRSNPLKRAVELCCGTSAAALSIAKYFPDYDELVVADLNPKALLYSQIHIDFAGFKKIHPVHSNLFANLQGQFDLIFANPPYLIDPHQRQYRHGGDELDGNALSFRIIKEGVQHLNPHGCLFLYTGVTVTQEGNRFLEHLENLMKQYKNIRWSYEEIDPDIFGEELEQPAYQHVDRIALALVKIEVK, encoded by the coding sequence ATGAACCAGATCTTAGATATAAAAACCAGCCAACAGCAGGCTTTACTTTATTTATTAAACTTCTTAAAACAACAAGACTATCAATTTACTGCAATTACTCCACTTTCCCATCAGCGGATTCTGAATCGCAAACAAAATGATTTAAACACAGAAATTACGCTAAAGGATATATTTGGCTGGAATCTTGGATTTAAAAAAACAGATCTTGATCCTGCTCTTTTTTCCATACTTGAAGAATATCAGCTTCTACAAGTTCATGAAAATCAATATGTAAGTCAGGTACGGGTAGCTTCACTCGATAATGAATTATTTATTCACTCTGCTTTTCCAACCATAGAACAAGATGCAGTATTTTTTGGCCCAGATACTTATCGATTTGCCTATCACTTGAAGCAATATCTGACGAGCCGATCTAATCCATTGAAACGTGCGGTTGAATTATGTTGTGGTACTTCGGCAGCTGCCCTCAGTATCGCAAAATATTTCCCAGATTATGATGAATTGGTTGTCGCGGATCTTAATCCGAAAGCCCTGTTATATAGCCAAATTCATATCGACTTTGCTGGCTTTAAAAAAATCCATCCAGTCCATAGTAATTTATTTGCAAATCTGCAAGGTCAGTTTGACCTGATTTTTGCCAATCCCCCTTACTTAATCGACCCCCATCAACGTCAATATCGGCATGGCGGTGATGAGCTAGATGGCAATGCACTCTCTTTTCGCATCATAAAAGAAGGTGTTCAGCATCTTAATCCGCATGGATGTTTATTCTTATATACAGGCGTTACCGTTACTCAGGAGGGCAATCGTTTTTTAGAGCATTTAGAAAATTTAATGAAACAGTATAAAAATATCCGCTGGTCTTATGAAGAGATTGATCCGGACATCTTTGGAGAAGAATTAGAACAACCGGCTTATCAGCATGTGGACAGGATCGCTTTGGCTTTAGTGAAAATTGAGGTCAAATAA
- a CDS encoding pirin-like bicupin family protein — translation MDAFLHKSEDRGHVKMGWLESKHSFSFGNWYNPKYMGISALRVINDDLIDARQGFGQHPHDNMEILTCVLKGTITHQDSMGNHGGIFAGEWQLMSAGTGVRHSEMNQGDEQVHLLQIWIMPNEHDAQPNYQQIKLDPHEQPNQWHLICGPNDNAPMHIRQNAEVKTAVIEKDQALTIKATQHINYVHVISGSVQIAEYTVNAGDAIAFLDEVDVRALDEAHVIWFDLPEVKD, via the coding sequence ATGGATGCTTTCCTGCATAAAAGCGAAGACCGTGGTCACGTAAAAATGGGCTGGCTGGAATCTAAACACAGCTTTTCATTTGGTAACTGGTATAATCCTAAATATATGGGTATTAGCGCACTGCGTGTGATTAATGATGACTTGATCGATGCTCGCCAAGGCTTTGGTCAACACCCGCATGACAATATGGAAATCCTGACCTGTGTACTTAAAGGCACCATTACCCATCAGGACAGCATGGGCAATCACGGCGGGATTTTTGCTGGTGAATGGCAACTCATGAGTGCCGGTACAGGTGTTCGCCATAGTGAAATGAACCAAGGTGATGAACAGGTACATTTGCTACAAATCTGGATCATGCCAAACGAGCATGATGCACAACCGAACTATCAGCAAATTAAGCTAGATCCACATGAACAACCGAATCAGTGGCATCTCATTTGTGGTCCAAATGACAATGCACCGATGCATATTCGCCAGAATGCTGAAGTGAAAACTGCTGTGATCGAAAAAGATCAAGCTTTAACAATCAAAGCCACTCAGCATATTAACTATGTGCATGTGATTTCAGGTTCAGTACAGATTGCCGAATACACAGTCAATGCAGGTGATGCAATCGCTTTTCTGGATGAAGTGGACGTGAGAGCTTTGGATGAAGCTCATGTGATCTGGTTTGATTTGCCGGAAGTCAAGGACTAA
- a CDS encoding L,D-transpeptidase — protein MFVRTMLAMSLSCIIAGTAFAASATEQPLNPKKVATDVAVQDPIDPLATEASAAQSTDTPISAQEQSDLTQASETLDDLQASEDQNADIGAAPTAAAKSTSAHANKASWTLDGLNNAEWYENIGKGQFPVYARAHVMLNNAHASPGAIDGTSGKNTLKALASFQQMNGIKPTGTLTKETWDKLVKLQASKPAFVEYTISAEDLKVPLAKSIPSDYALQAKMPGLYYTSMSEMLAEKFHMDEAFLKQLNPGANFSKVGQKLLVANVRNNLPEDIHLIVAHKGAKQLYLFNSRNKMIASFPASIGNTSTPSPTGTYKVTGVARNPHYSYSPSNFIQGNNTKPLSLPPGPNGPVGNIWIGLSKKSFGIHGTPNPSMISKSYSHGCIRLTNWDANDLGRKVRSGVTVRFLE, from the coding sequence ATGTTCGTTCGCACAATGCTCGCCATGAGTTTAAGTTGCATTATTGCAGGTACTGCCTTCGCTGCTTCTGCTACTGAACAGCCATTAAATCCCAAAAAAGTAGCGACCGATGTTGCGGTTCAAGACCCGATCGATCCGCTTGCTACAGAAGCATCAGCAGCCCAATCTACAGATACCCCTATTTCAGCTCAGGAACAAAGTGATCTTACTCAGGCTTCTGAGACACTGGATGATCTGCAGGCATCTGAAGACCAAAATGCTGATATCGGTGCTGCCCCAACAGCAGCTGCTAAAAGCACTTCTGCTCATGCCAACAAAGCATCCTGGACGCTAGATGGTCTGAATAATGCTGAATGGTATGAAAACATCGGTAAAGGTCAGTTCCCTGTGTATGCACGTGCGCATGTCATGCTGAATAATGCTCATGCTTCGCCAGGTGCAATTGATGGAACCAGCGGTAAAAATACCTTAAAAGCACTTGCATCTTTCCAGCAAATGAATGGCATCAAGCCGACCGGTACATTAACCAAAGAAACCTGGGATAAGCTGGTGAAATTGCAAGCGTCTAAGCCTGCATTTGTCGAATACACCATTTCAGCAGAAGATCTGAAAGTACCTTTGGCAAAATCAATTCCATCAGATTATGCGCTACAAGCTAAAATGCCTGGTTTGTATTACACCAGCATGTCAGAAATGCTTGCTGAAAAATTCCACATGGATGAAGCGTTCCTAAAACAGCTCAATCCGGGCGCGAACTTCAGCAAAGTAGGCCAAAAACTTCTGGTTGCCAATGTCCGCAATAACCTGCCAGAAGATATTCATCTGATTGTGGCGCACAAAGGTGCCAAACAGCTGTATCTGTTTAATAGCAGAAATAAAATGATTGCCTCTTTCCCCGCGAGTATTGGTAATACCAGCACCCCTTCTCCGACGGGTACTTATAAAGTGACAGGTGTGGCGCGTAATCCGCATTATAGCTATTCACCTTCTAACTTTATTCAAGGCAACAACACCAAACCACTTTCATTGCCACCTGGTCCGAATGGTCCGGTTGGTAATATCTGGATTGGTCTGAGCAAGAAATCATTTGGTATTCATGGTACGCCAAATCCATCGATGATTTCCAAGTCTTATTCACACGGTTGTATCCGTTTGACCAACTGGGATGCCAATGACCTGGGCCGTAAAGTGAGGTCAGGTGTAACTGTCCGCTTCCTGGAATAA
- the hemE gene encoding uroporphyrinogen decarboxylase, whose amino-acid sequence MTTLKNDRFLRALLREPVDTTPVWMMRQAGRYLPEYRETRAKAGDFLSLCKNTEFACEVTLQPLRRYELDAAILFSDILTVPDALGLGLYFEAGEGPKFHKTVRTEQDVANLPAFNAKSDLDYVMNAVTTIRSALGGQVPLIGFSGSPWTLATYMVEGGSSKDFRFTKQMMYSQPEVLHALLARLADAVTDYLNAQIDAGAQAVQIFDSWGGALAHREYIEFSLNYMQKIVAGLQREKDGRKIPVILFTKGGGQWLEPMVATGADAFGLDWTTPLNVARQTVAGRAALQGNLDPATLYGSPEAIAKATRLMLDDAYANGEKTGYVANLGHGITQWVDPAHPKAFIDTVHEYSAKYL is encoded by the coding sequence ATGACGACCTTAAAAAACGATCGTTTTCTGCGTGCATTGTTGCGTGAACCTGTAGATACTACACCCGTATGGATGATGCGCCAGGCAGGCCGTTATTTACCAGAATACCGTGAAACACGCGCCAAGGCAGGGGATTTTCTGTCTCTTTGCAAGAATACCGAATTTGCCTGTGAAGTGACCTTGCAGCCGCTACGCCGTTATGAACTTGATGCTGCCATTTTATTTTCGGACATTTTGACTGTGCCGGATGCATTAGGTCTGGGCCTGTATTTCGAAGCCGGTGAAGGTCCTAAGTTTCATAAAACTGTACGTACTGAGCAAGATGTAGCGAATCTGCCAGCATTCAATGCCAAATCAGATTTGGACTATGTCATGAATGCGGTGACTACGATCCGTTCTGCATTGGGTGGACAAGTTCCCTTAATTGGTTTTTCTGGCAGTCCATGGACACTGGCGACGTATATGGTGGAAGGCGGTTCCAGCAAGGATTTCCGCTTTACCAAACAAATGATGTATTCACAGCCTGAAGTGCTGCATGCATTACTTGCACGTCTGGCAGATGCGGTAACTGATTACCTGAATGCCCAGATTGATGCAGGTGCTCAGGCGGTACAGATTTTTGATAGTTGGGGTGGTGCACTAGCGCATCGTGAATATATCGAATTTTCACTTAATTATATGCAAAAAATTGTCGCAGGTTTGCAGCGTGAAAAAGATGGCCGCAAGATCCCTGTGATCCTGTTCACCAAAGGTGGTGGCCAGTGGCTTGAGCCAATGGTAGCCACAGGTGCAGATGCTTTTGGACTGGACTGGACTACGCCGTTGAATGTTGCCCGTCAGACTGTTGCTGGTCGTGCAGCACTACAAGGCAACCTTGATCCTGCAACCTTATATGGTTCTCCAGAGGCGATTGCTAAAGCTACCCGGCTGATGCTGGATGATGCATATGCCAATGGTGAAAAGACCGGTTATGTGGCAAATCTTGGACATGGCATTACACAATGGGTAGATCCAGCCCATCCTAAAGCGTTTATTGATACCGTGCATGAGTACAGCGCTAAATATCTTTAG
- a CDS encoding DUF817 family protein → MIDLFKSGFEFSYKAASAALFGILLLLAFAFSASMGSELFYGFYRYDYLLFYALIIQVILLYAKLESWAEAKVIALFHILAMGMEIFLTHPAIASWHYPQPAIFKILTVPLFAGFMYSAVGSFFARSLRLFQVSFNRLPGFANMMALAVLSYINFMSKFFIPDYRILLFIWSALIFWKTQIRFQLNQHAFQLPMLPILVLLAFIIWIAENISTFYQIWLYPSQVEKWHMVGWGKLGSWYLLLLLSLVLVLKILGHRDSTGRWTLRQYMGLE, encoded by the coding sequence TTGATCGACCTATTTAAATCAGGGTTTGAATTTTCTTATAAGGCAGCTTCGGCTGCCTTATTTGGGATTTTACTCCTGCTGGCTTTTGCTTTTAGCGCTTCAATGGGGAGTGAACTGTTTTATGGTTTCTACCGTTATGACTATCTTCTATTTTATGCCCTGATTATTCAGGTCATTCTGCTGTATGCCAAATTAGAATCCTGGGCAGAAGCCAAAGTCATCGCGTTATTTCATATCCTGGCGATGGGCATGGAAATTTTTCTAACCCATCCAGCAATCGCTTCCTGGCATTATCCACAACCCGCCATTTTCAAGATCTTAACCGTACCCTTGTTTGCAGGCTTTATGTACTCGGCTGTGGGAAGTTTTTTCGCCCGTTCATTGCGTCTGTTTCAGGTTTCTTTTAATCGCTTGCCTGGTTTTGCCAATATGATGGCACTGGCCGTGTTGTCCTATATTAACTTCATGAGCAAGTTCTTTATTCCAGACTATCGTATTCTTCTATTTATCTGGAGTGCGCTGATCTTCTGGAAAACACAAATTCGCTTTCAGCTGAATCAGCATGCTTTTCAGTTGCCGATGTTGCCGATTTTGGTATTGCTGGCCTTTATTATCTGGATTGCCGAAAACATTAGTACTTTTTATCAGATCTGGCTCTATCCAAGTCAGGTAGAGAAATGGCATATGGTGGGCTGGGGCAAACTCGGCTCATGGTATTTATTGTTACTTTTAAGTCTTGTTCTCGTTTTAAAAATACTTGGCCATCGCGATTCAACCGGTCGCTGGACGTTAAGACAATACATGGGTTTAGAATAA
- a CDS encoding DUF3015 family protein — protein MFKKIALAAVVALGSTAAFADRDAGCGIGSQVWAGQSGKVAKILAATTNGIFANQLFGITFGTLGCSGTGTVTAQVVTFTNENAESLARDMAVGQGESLNVLAELLNIKADDKARFFTVSKQNFGTIYSAENQTSLEVLASLQAVMANDDVLKAYV, from the coding sequence ATGTTTAAAAAAATCGCGCTTGCTGCTGTTGTTGCTTTAGGATCAACTGCTGCTTTTGCTGACCGTGATGCAGGTTGTGGTATCGGTTCACAAGTTTGGGCAGGCCAATCTGGTAAGGTTGCAAAAATCTTGGCAGCAACAACAAATGGTATTTTTGCGAACCAATTATTTGGTATTACTTTTGGAACATTAGGCTGTAGCGGTACTGGTACAGTAACTGCACAAGTGGTAACTTTTACCAACGAAAATGCAGAATCTTTAGCGCGTGATATGGCAGTAGGCCAAGGCGAAAGCTTAAATGTTTTAGCAGAATTGTTAAACATTAAAGCAGATGACAAAGCACGTTTCTTCACAGTTTCTAAACAAAACTTCGGGACAATTTATTCTGCAGAAAACCAAACTTCATTAGAAGTGCTCGCTTCTTTACAAGCAGTTATGGCAAATGATGATGTCTTAAAAGCATACGTTTAA
- a CDS encoding DUF4105 domain-containing protein, translating into MKPKSIFFFFLLFHSSFISASTTISEHYQDKATQLLLVNDPVWQRLLYATPQKNSEVDYAGFFYAQNGKTHLEQELKQNIAALFVKAENNQSIRCKFPARSEFLIQKLQIPLTELPNVECSEFTAWIGEIKPYKATLIYATDFMGNPSSMFGHTLLRLDPKNQKELNLVSYAVNYAATVPGEQSWSYAWKGLTGQYPGEYSLMPYYRKVKEYGDFESRDLWEYELALNEQETRFLVKHIWELKHVQFPYYFINDNCAYRLLGLIDLVRPQANLQQRFKVSAIPIETIKAIQDEQLIHSVEYRPALETQLNAQANQHGYSLAKAAHALTQKDRSEFTSFLKSYSVQDQTKTLEMAYDDLYLQLIGRKIDPKVAEPKLRQLLILRSQIDLDKQRAILATPKVDPVDSHHARKISVGVGKVQGDDVVTIGHRQAYHDLIDPQGGYRIGTQLKLLDGQIQYRHDKIKLESFDLLDVNSYNPITAFKTPLSWGFNLGWKQEALDREGGFSTEQQHGVANFQVQGGYSWANAEREHLCYVQLQTHLQTGKALDDGWRAGLGPTAGCQNIWTDRMNSLVQIELPYWHDSQQWMLNLNTELQYSLNMQNAIRIGWQYQQQGSVDWQALHLHYIHYF; encoded by the coding sequence ATGAAGCCTAAATCCATATTCTTTTTTTTTCTTTTATTTCATTCTTCTTTTATTTCTGCATCAACCACGATCAGTGAACATTATCAAGATAAAGCAACGCAATTACTGTTGGTCAATGATCCTGTATGGCAACGATTACTCTATGCTACACCACAAAAAAATAGTGAAGTAGATTATGCAGGCTTTTTCTATGCACAAAATGGAAAGACTCATCTAGAACAAGAATTAAAGCAGAATATAGCAGCACTATTTGTCAAAGCTGAAAATAACCAATCCATCCGATGTAAATTTCCCGCGAGAAGTGAATTTCTGATTCAAAAACTACAGATTCCTCTTACGGAATTGCCAAATGTTGAGTGTTCAGAATTTACAGCATGGATTGGAGAAATTAAGCCTTATAAAGCGACTCTAATTTATGCAACGGATTTTATGGGCAATCCAAGTTCGATGTTTGGACATACTTTATTAAGATTAGATCCTAAAAATCAAAAAGAATTGAATTTGGTTTCCTATGCCGTGAATTATGCAGCGACTGTCCCAGGGGAACAAAGTTGGTCTTATGCATGGAAAGGCTTGACCGGGCAATATCCCGGTGAATATTCTCTAATGCCTTATTATCGCAAAGTAAAAGAATATGGCGATTTTGAAAGTCGTGATTTATGGGAATATGAACTTGCATTGAATGAGCAAGAAACCCGGTTTTTAGTGAAACATATATGGGAATTAAAGCATGTTCAGTTTCCTTATTATTTCATTAATGATAACTGCGCCTATCGCTTACTGGGCTTAATCGATTTAGTTCGTCCACAAGCGAATTTACAACAACGATTTAAAGTCAGTGCAATCCCGATTGAAACCATTAAAGCGATTCAGGATGAACAGCTGATTCATTCTGTTGAATATCGACCTGCTTTAGAAACCCAGCTTAATGCTCAAGCAAACCAACATGGTTACTCTTTGGCAAAAGCTGCACATGCATTAACACAAAAAGACCGTAGTGAATTTACATCTTTCCTAAAATCCTATTCAGTACAAGATCAAACCAAAACTTTAGAAATGGCATATGATGATCTTTACTTGCAATTGATTGGTCGCAAGATTGATCCCAAAGTCGCTGAACCTAAATTAAGACAGTTGTTAATACTCCGCAGCCAGATAGATCTTGATAAACAGCGCGCTATTTTAGCAACGCCTAAAGTTGATCCTGTAGATAGTCACCATGCACGGAAAATCTCAGTAGGTGTTGGTAAAGTGCAAGGTGATGATGTTGTTACAATAGGGCATCGTCAGGCTTATCACGATTTAATCGATCCCCAAGGCGGATATCGAATAGGGACACAACTCAAGTTACTAGATGGTCAAATTCAATATCGACATGACAAAATAAAATTAGAGTCATTCGACCTTTTAGATGTTAATTCCTATAATCCGATTACAGCATTTAAAACACCGCTCAGTTGGGGCTTTAATCTGGGCTGGAAACAGGAAGCTCTTGATCGGGAAGGCGGGTTCAGTACTGAGCAGCAGCATGGTGTAGCCAATTTTCAGGTGCAGGGGGGCTATAGTTGGGCGAATGCCGAACGTGAACATTTATGCTATGTGCAATTACAAACGCATTTGCAGACAGGAAAAGCACTTGATGATGGCTGGCGTGCAGGTCTGGGGCCAACAGCAGGCTGTCAGAATATCTGGACGGACCGAATGAATAGTCTGGTACAGATAGAGCTTCCTTATTGGCATGACAGTCAGCAATGGATGCTCAACCTGAATACAGAGCTGCAATATAGCCTGAATATGCAAAATGCCATTCGGATTGGATGGCAATACCAGCAGCAGGGTAGTGTGGACTGGCAGGCATTGCACCTTCATTATATTCACTATTTTTAA
- a CDS encoding DUF4385 domain-containing protein produces the protein MTTKKTSKNIPRKTSRVASTSFDYSLDFEKIDFRKRPELYRIGRGEQGVLSVEPYKSEILPHWRFADEEKAQASSTKIYALFLDYLEKEDFIGADMARKFLQMGYTRARRYANHKGGRKYDGPVPDDKKGLSGAHGRDELPRQREDPVKAAAARIFKQKWDEAKLHPEYIKQKQKFKDWIEWLQSHQ, from the coding sequence ATGACCACTAAAAAGACTTCAAAAAATATTCCCCGTAAAACCTCGCGGGTGGCTTCGACCAGTTTTGATTACTCGCTGGATTTTGAAAAAATTGATTTTAGAAAACGACCTGAATTGTACCGGATTGGACGTGGTGAACAGGGTGTGCTTTCAGTTGAACCATATAAATCAGAAATACTGCCGCATTGGCGCTTTGCCGATGAAGAAAAAGCTCAAGCGAGCAGTACCAAGATTTATGCCCTGTTTCTGGATTATCTGGAAAAGGAAGATTTTATCGGTGCTGATATGGCGCGTAAATTCTTGCAAATGGGTTATACCCGTGCCCGCCGCTATGCCAATCATAAGGGGGGCAGAAAATATGATGGTCCGGTGCCAGATGACAAAAAAGGCTTAAGTGGTGCTCATGGCAGAGACGAATTACCACGCCAGCGAGAAGACCCGGTGAAGGCTGCAGCGGCACGTATCTTTAAACAAAAATGGGATGAGGCTAAGCTTCATCCCGAATATATTAAGCAGAAACAGAAATTTAAAGACTGGATTGAGTGGTTACAATCCCATCAATAA
- a CDS encoding cupin domain-containing protein — protein MSSIWLAGHGLTQSETTIDYPRPDRLVAANPKRSTQSLYEHPNMNCGIWECEVGAWNIVFAENKQEFFTVIEGMVRLHDANKESYIEIKAGDAGIIPPSFVGTFEVVEAVKKYFVVVEA, from the coding sequence ATGTCATCGATTTGGTTAGCAGGTCACGGTTTAACCCAGAGTGAAACCACGATTGATTATCCCCGCCCTGACCGCCTGGTCGCAGCTAATCCTAAACGTTCTACACAAAGTTTATATGAACATCCCAATATGAACTGTGGCATCTGGGAATGTGAAGTCGGTGCATGGAATATTGTATTTGCTGAGAATAAACAAGAATTCTTTACGGTTATTGAAGGCATGGTTCGTCTGCATGATGCCAACAAAGAAAGTTATATAGAAATCAAAGCGGGTGATGCAGGTATTATTCCGCCAAGCTTTGTCGGTACTTTTGAAGTAGTTGAAGCAGTAAAAAAATATTTTGTCGTAGTTGAAGCCTAA
- the folE gene encoding GTP cyclohydrolase I FolE encodes MQQSYANILTAVGEDLNRPGLKDTPVRAAKAFSYLTSGYSQTLEEVTNNAVFPSDNHEMVLVKNIEFYSLCEHHLLPFYGRVHIAYLPEGRVLGLSKFARITEMFARRLQIQENLTQQIAEAVAEVTGARGVAVVIDSAHMCMMMRGVGKQESTTRTVSFVGDFKTNKEERREFLSAVPETY; translated from the coding sequence ATGCAGCAATCCTACGCAAACATTCTTACTGCCGTTGGTGAAGATTTAAATCGCCCTGGTCTCAAAGATACGCCTGTGCGTGCTGCGAAAGCATTTTCGTATTTAACTTCCGGCTATAGCCAGACGCTGGAAGAAGTGACCAATAATGCGGTATTCCCGTCTGATAACCATGAGATGGTTTTGGTCAAAAATATCGAATTCTATTCGCTGTGTGAACACCATTTATTGCCATTTTATGGTCGTGTGCACATTGCTTATTTGCCAGAAGGCCGTGTTTTAGGTCTGTCTAAATTTGCCCGTATTACTGAAATGTTTGCACGTCGCTTACAGATTCAGGAAAATCTGACCCAGCAAATTGCAGAAGCAGTGGCTGAAGTGACTGGCGCACGTGGTGTGGCTGTGGTGATTGATTCAGCACATATGTGCATGATGATGCGCGGTGTTGGCAAGCAGGAGTCAACGACACGTACCGTTTCTTTTGTGGGTGATTTTAAAACTAATAAAGAAGAACGTCGTGAATTCCTGAGTGCAGTACCTGAAACGTATTAA
- a CDS encoding Smr/MutS family protein — protein sequence MSKHDSSLSKDQFNLLKQFKKQISNPNPRVEAPAPVVKTPEQEQEEDLELFRKQMQGVKKIDNGNSIAIEKPRKKKLDAQTLAKRAAAEGPMQTDETALSDTQAMLNPVGSQATLSYRIATLQHKVFEDLKAGNLRWYEAVDLHGCTVEEARVAVLQIIQMAKDENQNVIKIVHGKGPEAILKTYVNGWLRQHRDVLAFVSAPENQGGTGAVLVLLKRAEKNPKFKQ from the coding sequence ATGAGCAAACACGATTCTTCGCTTTCCAAAGATCAGTTTAATTTGCTAAAGCAATTTAAAAAGCAAATCAGTAATCCCAATCCACGTGTAGAAGCGCCTGCACCTGTGGTGAAAACACCTGAACAAGAGCAGGAAGAAGATTTAGAATTATTCCGTAAACAAATGCAAGGTGTTAAAAAAATCGACAATGGCAACAGCATTGCCATCGAGAAACCTCGCAAGAAAAAGCTTGATGCACAGACACTTGCCAAACGTGCTGCTGCTGAAGGTCCGATGCAGACTGACGAAACCGCCCTTTCTGATACCCAGGCCATGCTGAATCCGGTTGGAAGTCAGGCTACGCTAAGCTATCGCATTGCAACTCTACAGCACAAAGTCTTTGAAGATCTGAAAGCCGGCAACCTGCGCTGGTATGAAGCAGTTGATCTGCATGGGTGTACCGTGGAAGAAGCACGTGTTGCCGTATTGCAAATTATCCAGATGGCGAAAGATGAAAACCAGAACGTGATTAAGATCGTACATGGTAAAGGTCCGGAAGCCATTTTAAAGACCTATGTAAATGGCTGGTTACGCCAACACCGTGATGTTTTGGCCTTTGTCAGTGCACCTGAAAATCAGGGTGGTACTGGCGCTGTGCTGGTTCTGCTCAAGCGTGCGGAAAAGAATCCAAAGTTCAAACAGTAA
- the trpC gene encoding indole-3-glycerol phosphate synthase TrpC, with translation MVDIANTILGKIVDRKKEEFAARLKQKSYKDVEELAQGATPVRGFAQSLLAKRPGVIAEIKKASPSKGIIRENFNPAEIAAQYQDAGAACLSVLTDVDFFQGADENIQIARSHCDLPALRKDFLIDPYGVIEARALHADCILLIVACLSDQQLEEMSKTAFEYNLDVLVEVHDENELERALKLSDRCLLGVNNRNLKTFDVDLNTSLRLKQLLDPSRLLVTESGIATPADVAMMQEHDIHAFLVGESFMKQPRPDHAFRELFGEPESV, from the coding sequence ATGGTAGATATCGCAAATACGATTCTAGGTAAGATCGTAGACCGAAAGAAAGAAGAATTTGCTGCACGTCTGAAGCAAAAAAGTTATAAGGATGTTGAAGAGCTTGCTCAAGGTGCAACACCTGTACGTGGCTTTGCTCAATCGTTACTGGCCAAGCGCCCAGGGGTAATTGCTGAAATCAAGAAAGCGTCTCCATCTAAAGGCATTATCCGTGAAAACTTCAATCCTGCAGAAATTGCCGCACAGTATCAGGATGCAGGTGCAGCCTGCCTGTCAGTATTGACTGATGTGGATTTCTTCCAGGGTGCTGATGAGAACATTCAAATTGCCCGTTCGCATTGTGATTTGCCTGCACTACGCAAGGATTTCCTGATTGATCCGTATGGGGTGATTGAAGCACGTGCTTTACATGCAGACTGTATCTTGCTGATTGTGGCTTGCCTGTCTGATCAGCAGCTGGAAGAAATGTCAAAAACTGCTTTTGAATACAATCTTGATGTGTTGGTTGAAGTGCATGATGAAAATGAACTTGAGCGTGCACTGAAACTTTCAGATCGCTGCCTGTTGGGTGTAAATAACCGTAACTTAAAGACCTTTGATGTTGATTTAAATACATCACTGCGTCTGAAACAGCTACTCGATCCATCTCGCCTATTGGTAACTGAAAGCGGTATTGCCACTCCGGCTGATGTTGCGATGATGCAGGAACATGATATTCATGCCTTCTTGGTGGGTGAAAGCTTTATGAAACAGCCACGCCCGGATCATGCATTCCGTGAACTGTTTGGTGAGCCTGAATCAGTATAA